The following proteins come from a genomic window of Myroides odoratus DSM 2801:
- a CDS encoding SusD/RagB family nutrient-binding outer membrane lipoprotein, with product MKKYIIQVVLAMNLILCISCDKDLDNINVNPNQPLEVTTNGLFNNTNKELMTRTRRGMPSGRMALPWIQYSAQRNYTAEDRYLFRGEVNNSLYTDLFLAVKGYKQIIDIVKNPANAAKVATYGDPANQLAAARIMIAYVQLQLVDMYGDVPYYSYATKDPDFQAMTLGTDQEITTPKFAPQEKIYTDLMNELKEAATSINMEATNVFNAGDFLFGSPLKLKKFANSLRLRIANRVKEVIPSAQMHIAELTADPASLMQSNEDNVGQQFQNDPVNPAPFYYDAFISRRNDFSPTNTFVELLKGETKTTHANPFANRVDPRLFKMVAPISQLVEDDAGKETEVTLAFYYDASKSEPSVEKNDYVERTPDFYTGMPIGIIDAYTGSQADYACQFGGRVYRADYTEILMEYAEVAFILAELGVDPQENYTNGIKASMQKWNVATTDIDAYLAQGVVVNQETILTQKYIALFLQPYEAWAEYRRTKYPKTLLFPGQSHELIAPGPQQQTDYTFTPANGLTDLPERVTYPTDLNLVNKVNKDAAAARIGGDLMNSKLIWAQ from the coding sequence ATGAAAAAATATATCATTCAAGTCGTATTAGCGATGAATCTTATCCTGTGCATAAGTTGTGACAAGGATTTGGACAATATCAATGTGAATCCAAACCAACCTTTAGAAGTGACAACCAATGGATTGTTTAACAATACCAATAAGGAATTAATGACTCGAACAAGAAGAGGGATGCCTTCAGGACGTATGGCTCTACCTTGGATTCAATATTCGGCTCAAAGAAATTATACTGCAGAAGATCGCTATTTATTTAGAGGAGAAGTAAACAATAGTTTATATACGGATCTCTTTTTAGCGGTAAAAGGGTATAAACAAATTATAGATATTGTAAAGAACCCTGCCAATGCAGCTAAAGTAGCTACTTATGGAGATCCTGCGAACCAATTGGCCGCAGCGCGTATTATGATTGCTTATGTACAATTGCAATTGGTCGATATGTATGGGGATGTTCCCTATTATTCATATGCTACAAAAGACCCCGATTTTCAGGCCATGACCTTGGGAACAGATCAAGAAATAACAACGCCTAAGTTTGCTCCTCAAGAGAAGATTTACACGGATCTGATGAACGAACTGAAGGAAGCGGCAACATCTATCAACATGGAAGCTACGAATGTTTTTAATGCCGGAGATTTTTTATTTGGTTCTCCTCTGAAGTTAAAGAAATTTGCGAATTCACTGCGCTTGAGAATTGCCAATCGCGTGAAGGAAGTCATTCCTAGTGCACAAATGCATATTGCCGAATTAACAGCGGATCCTGCAAGTTTGATGCAATCCAATGAGGATAATGTTGGACAACAATTTCAAAATGACCCAGTGAACCCCGCACCTTTTTATTATGATGCTTTTATTTCCAGAAGAAATGACTTTTCACCAACGAATACGTTTGTTGAATTACTAAAAGGAGAAACAAAAACGACACATGCGAATCCTTTTGCGAATAGGGTAGATCCTAGATTATTCAAAATGGTTGCGCCGATTAGTCAGCTTGTAGAAGATGACGCCGGAAAAGAAACAGAAGTAACCTTGGCCTTTTATTATGATGCTTCTAAGTCTGAACCGAGTGTAGAAAAAAATGATTACGTGGAGCGTACGCCTGATTTCTATACGGGTATGCCTATTGGAATTATTGACGCCTATACGGGAAGTCAAGCCGACTACGCCTGTCAATTTGGTGGGAGGGTATATAGAGCCGATTATACCGAGATACTGATGGAATACGCTGAAGTAGCTTTTATATTGGCGGAATTAGGTGTAGACCCACAGGAGAATTATACCAATGGAATTAAGGCTTCAATGCAAAAATGGAACGTAGCGACTACTGATATTGATGCTTATTTAGCACAAGGTGTAGTTGTAAATCAGGAAACAATACTCACCCAAAAATACATTGCTTTATTTTTACAACCGTATGAAGCATGGGCTGAATATAGAAGAACAAAATATCCTAAAACATTGTTGTTTCCTGGGCAAAGCCATGAGCTAATTGCACCAGGGCCTCAACAACAAACCGACTATACATTCACACCTGCAAATGGATTGACTGATTTACCAGAACGAGTTACCTATCCAACAGATTTAAATCTCGTGAATAAAGTAAATAAAGATGCAGCAGCTGCAAGAATAGGAGGGGATCTCATGAATTCTAAATTAATCTGGGCACAATAA
- a CDS encoding SusC/RagA family TonB-linked outer membrane protein has protein sequence MNSKLRYYFLCLCCLFIQFAHAQEKELSGTVTEGGMPLPGVTVLIQGTQQGVQTDLDGKYTLTVKQGDVLVFSFIGMKEVKYKVTNSSVFNVEMTAEENMLEAVVVTALGIKRDKKKLGYSSQEVKGETLAGAGESNAVNALSGNVAGLQVTAPSTMGGSTRIVLRGVKSVVGNNQPLIVIDGIPLDNSNFADTNMQRGAGGRDYGDGAADINPDDIESVTVLKGGPASALYGNRGGNGVIIYTTKSAKNGRTLIEFNSGLAFESVNIMPRLQTQYGGGSTETFRKQDINGKTYNISEYILDESWGPKLDGTPYLPWYAFDPEFEQDYMKEVPWVKAKNDVKSFFNTGVTYNQSVSIAKSFKESNIRMSFNNNVTEGIVPNSKLQRNNFTLNASTQLSEQLKAEANINYVYTKGFNRPEIGYGDNSVAERFFQWGQRQLDFNKLKDYKLANGSQRSWNRTAWDNGMPAYSDNPYWVVYENTAQDVRNRLFGNVKLTYNFTDNLYAVGTVYGDRYDLTIEERVAVGSQSMPSYKITKRNVSEYNYEGRLHYDAQFNEIGFNAFVGVNRSEKRNDFVQGESVGGLNLPNLYNLDNSVSAAKATNRFIHSRTNSVFGSASVNYREFAFLEGTVRTDWFSTVKQSVTYPSLTGTFIFSNVLRDVDWLSFGKIRLGWAQVGNDTDPYRTNDYYRLNGPFLDQPTYALENTANNPDLKPELMTTKEIGLEAAFLNNRIGFEVSYYEINTQDLITRVQYDAATGFSYRWMNAGDMRNKGIEATVNVTPIQTTDFSWQVTWNIAKNKNTLTRLAEGVESVEIARAPFRVSLQGKIGETYGQIYGTDYVYDDHGNKKIGADGLYLASEVKALGSYLPDYNMGIRNSFRYKNLNIGVLIDMQKGGKYFSTTHMYGMYSGMLEETAANNIRETGLILDGVKEDGTRNDQVISAIDWAKGYNSTVDRQNVFDADYVKLREITLGYDLPTKWLGPFKGITLSLYARNLFTWNLAWKGMDPEMASYGSGNIQAIEGASLPSTRSYGMNVKFKI, from the coding sequence ATGAATTCAAAATTAAGGTATTACTTTCTCTGTTTGTGTTGCTTATTTATTCAGTTTGCACACGCACAAGAGAAAGAACTTTCGGGAACGGTAACAGAGGGCGGTATGCCTTTACCAGGGGTAACGGTTTTAATTCAGGGAACTCAACAGGGAGTTCAAACGGATTTAGATGGAAAATACACCCTAACAGTAAAACAAGGGGATGTACTTGTGTTTTCATTCATCGGTATGAAAGAAGTAAAATACAAGGTAACCAATTCAAGTGTTTTTAATGTTGAAATGACAGCAGAGGAAAACATGCTTGAAGCAGTTGTTGTCACAGCTTTAGGAATCAAAAGGGACAAGAAAAAACTGGGATATTCTTCTCAAGAAGTGAAAGGGGAAACGTTAGCTGGTGCTGGAGAATCAAATGCGGTAAATGCGCTCTCAGGAAATGTGGCGGGTTTACAAGTAACTGCTCCATCGACGATGGGAGGCTCTACTCGTATTGTATTACGCGGTGTGAAATCTGTGGTTGGAAATAACCAACCTTTAATTGTTATTGATGGGATTCCGCTTGATAATAGCAATTTTGCCGATACGAATATGCAAAGAGGCGCTGGTGGACGCGATTATGGGGATGGGGCTGCAGATATTAATCCTGATGATATCGAGTCTGTAACGGTCTTAAAAGGCGGGCCTGCTTCGGCACTCTATGGAAATAGGGGAGGAAATGGCGTAATCATTTATACCACCAAGTCTGCTAAAAACGGTCGAACTTTAATTGAGTTTAATTCAGGACTAGCCTTTGAATCCGTTAATATTATGCCTCGATTGCAAACACAATACGGAGGAGGATCAACGGAAACATTCAGAAAACAAGATATTAACGGAAAGACCTACAATATTTCAGAGTATATTCTAGATGAAAGTTGGGGACCTAAATTGGATGGAACTCCATATCTTCCTTGGTATGCGTTTGATCCTGAATTTGAACAAGACTACATGAAAGAAGTGCCTTGGGTCAAGGCAAAAAATGATGTGAAATCCTTTTTTAATACGGGAGTAACGTACAACCAATCTGTGTCTATTGCCAAATCCTTCAAAGAAAGCAATATCAGGATGTCCTTCAATAACAACGTAACGGAAGGTATTGTTCCGAATTCAAAACTACAACGCAATAATTTTACATTGAATGCTTCAACGCAACTTAGTGAGCAGTTAAAAGCGGAAGCCAATATTAATTATGTGTATACAAAAGGATTTAACCGCCCAGAAATTGGGTACGGAGATAATTCGGTTGCGGAACGATTCTTTCAGTGGGGACAGCGACAGTTGGATTTCAATAAACTCAAAGATTATAAATTAGCCAATGGAAGTCAACGTTCTTGGAATCGAACGGCTTGGGATAATGGAATGCCCGCTTATTCGGATAACCCGTATTGGGTAGTCTATGAAAATACAGCACAAGATGTGCGAAATAGGCTGTTCGGAAACGTAAAGCTAACGTATAATTTTACCGATAATCTATATGCCGTAGGAACGGTATATGGTGATCGATATGATCTGACCATAGAAGAACGCGTAGCTGTTGGATCTCAAAGTATGCCTTCATATAAAATAACAAAACGAAACGTTTCAGAATACAATTACGAAGGTCGATTGCATTATGATGCTCAATTTAACGAGATTGGATTCAATGCCTTTGTCGGTGTAAATAGAAGCGAAAAACGCAATGATTTTGTGCAAGGGGAGAGTGTAGGTGGACTAAACTTACCTAACTTATATAACTTGGATAACAGTGTTTCGGCTGCCAAAGCAACGAATAGATTCATTCATTCTCGTACCAATTCCGTTTTTGGATCGGCTAGTGTGAATTATCGTGAATTTGCCTTTCTAGAAGGAACTGTACGTACGGATTGGTTTTCAACAGTAAAGCAATCGGTAACCTATCCTTCTTTAACAGGAACGTTTATCTTTTCTAATGTACTCCGTGATGTGGATTGGTTGAGTTTTGGTAAAATTCGCTTGGGTTGGGCACAAGTAGGAAATGATACGGATCCTTACAGAACCAATGATTATTATAGGTTGAATGGACCATTCTTAGATCAACCAACGTACGCACTAGAAAATACAGCCAATAATCCCGACTTAAAACCAGAGTTGATGACAACCAAAGAAATTGGCTTGGAAGCAGCTTTTCTCAATAATCGCATCGGATTTGAAGTGTCTTACTATGAAATTAATACCCAAGATTTAATTACTAGAGTACAATATGACGCCGCTACGGGGTTTTCCTATCGATGGATGAATGCCGGAGACATGAGAAATAAAGGAATTGAAGCAACGGTCAATGTAACCCCAATTCAAACGACTGATTTTTCATGGCAGGTCACCTGGAACATCGCAAAAAATAAAAATACGCTAACCCGATTAGCAGAGGGAGTGGAATCCGTAGAAATTGCTAGAGCACCTTTTCGAGTTTCCCTACAAGGAAAAATAGGAGAAACGTATGGGCAAATCTATGGAACCGACTATGTCTATGATGATCATGGAAATAAGAAAATTGGAGCGGATGGATTGTATTTAGCCTCAGAGGTAAAAGCTTTGGGTTCGTATTTACCAGATTATAATATGGGAATCCGAAATAGTTTTCGCTATAAGAACCTCAATATAGGGGTGCTAATTGATATGCAAAAAGGTGGGAAGTACTTCTCTACGACGCATATGTATGGGATGTATTCCGGTATGTTGGAGGAAACGGCTGCAAATAACATTCGAGAAACAGGATTGATTTTGGATGGAGTAAAAGAAGATGGAACGCGTAATGATCAAGTAATTAGCGCTATTGATTGGGCAAAAGGATATAACTCAACCGTAGATAGGCAAAATGTTTTTGATGCTGACTATGTCAAGTTGAGAGAAATAACGCTAGGATACGACTTGCCAACCAAATGGTTAGGGCCTTTTAAAGGGATTACCCTCTCTTTATATGCACGTAATCTCTTTACCTGGAACCTTGCTTGGAAAGGGATGGATCCTGAAATGGCCTCGTATGGAAGTGGAAATATTCAAGCAATTGAAGGGGCATCCTTGCCTTCTACAAGAAGCTATGGGATGAATGTCAAATTTAAAATATAA
- the ygiD gene encoding 4,5-DOPA-extradiol-dioxygenase, with the protein MQSLQDLYRFSQTLSYSEQVMPTLFIGHGSPMNAITDTVFSQNWHSLGQSLPTPKAILVISAHWLTKGSAITAMDFPETIHDFRGFPQPLFEVSYPAPGDPALAVETQQLVQPFDLHLDHDWGLDHGTWSITRHLFPQANIPVLQLSIDYYKPLDYHYQLALQLRELRKKGVLLIGSGNMIHNLRLLSWDQMENNYGFDWAIEINAVLQQAIVDHDFKLLLDYEKLHPHISLAIPTLEHYIPMLYNLGLKDKKDELMFFNDAYVGGSLSMTSFMYYQ; encoded by the coding sequence ATGCAATCACTTCAAGATCTTTATCGCTTTTCACAGACTTTATCCTATAGTGAACAGGTGATGCCCACCTTATTTATTGGTCATGGTTCGCCTATGAATGCTATCACAGATACTGTATTTTCACAGAATTGGCATAGTTTAGGTCAGTCATTACCAACCCCTAAAGCCATATTAGTTATTTCCGCTCATTGGTTAACGAAAGGAAGTGCGATTACCGCCATGGACTTTCCTGAGACTATACACGATTTTAGAGGGTTTCCACAACCTTTATTTGAAGTGTCTTATCCCGCACCAGGAGATCCTGCTTTAGCCGTTGAAACCCAACAATTGGTTCAACCGTTTGATCTTCATTTAGATCACGATTGGGGATTGGATCACGGTACTTGGTCTATTACCAGGCATCTGTTTCCTCAGGCGAATATCCCTGTTTTACAGCTGAGTATTGATTATTATAAACCATTGGACTATCACTATCAATTGGCTCTACAATTGCGTGAATTGCGTAAAAAAGGCGTTTTACTGATTGGCAGTGGTAATATGATTCACAATTTGCGTTTGTTATCTTGGGATCAAATGGAAAACAATTACGGGTTTGATTGGGCGATAGAAATTAATGCTGTACTTCAACAAGCGATTGTTGACCATGATTTTAAGCTACTGCTTGACTATGAAAAGTTACACCCCCATATTTCCCTTGCTATTCCTACCCTAGAGCATTATATCCCCATGCTATACAATTTAGGTTTAAAAGACAAGAAGGATGAGTTAATGTTCTTCAATGATGCCTATGTAGGGGGCTCATTAAGTATGACTTCCTTTATGTACTACCAATAA
- a CDS encoding OmpA family protein: protein MVKQIIQLAILSAALSFSFSGYSQIKKEKQADKSFDRLAYIDAIKVYERIADKGFVNTSILQNLADAYYFNGKLVEANKWYTELFDGNYEDKDVAALSSEYYYRYAQTLKAAQEYTKSKEMMDRFAALEQEDSRSALYNKNRDYLEHIENFSDRYDIKLLDINTEYSDYGGTLLGDQLVFTSARATEHESGSKIHSWTNESYTSLYSSKIDQNGFGEPVLFAPEIESKVNDATAVFTQDGNTMYFTRNNSKASGKSKQNRDKTSLLKLYKAVKQADGKWGLVEELPFNSENFNTAHPALTPDDKWLYFVSDRKETLGQSDLFRVALYENGGYGPVENLGKSINTEGRESFPFISSDFQLYFSSDGHPGLGGMDIFVAKLYPNGTFGPVVNMGTPINSSLDDFGFYLDPKQNKGFVSSNRAEGKGSDDIYFLAEKPCKQTIEGTVYDKDTNEVLADALVVISDAMYQKSDTIYTNSKGYYVTSLLDCGHKYRIKAEKKLYNTVEVAFNVNREPGVKTVNIGLEKTEKPLGVNDDLFKKLKLQPIYFDFDKSNIRRDASIELMKVVEVMKEYPTLKIDVRSHTDSRGNDEYNMSLSDRRVKSTIKWMIGQGIDPSRLTGRGYGESQLLNKCSNGVPCTVEEHQLNRRSEFIIIEM, encoded by the coding sequence ATGGTAAAACAGATAATACAACTGGCAATTCTGAGTGCAGCCTTGAGCTTTAGCTTCTCGGGATACAGCCAGATAAAAAAAGAAAAACAAGCGGATAAAAGTTTTGATCGCTTGGCGTATATTGACGCAATTAAAGTATATGAACGTATTGCCGACAAAGGATTCGTTAATACGTCAATTTTACAAAACTTAGCGGATGCTTACTATTTCAATGGAAAGTTAGTAGAAGCAAATAAATGGTATACGGAGCTATTTGATGGAAATTACGAAGACAAAGATGTAGCCGCTCTATCTTCTGAATATTACTATCGTTATGCACAAACGCTAAAAGCAGCGCAAGAGTATACCAAGTCAAAAGAAATGATGGATCGTTTTGCTGCATTAGAGCAAGAGGATTCTAGGTCAGCGTTGTACAACAAAAACCGCGATTACTTAGAGCATATCGAAAACTTTTCGGATCGTTACGACATTAAATTGTTAGACATTAATACGGAGTACTCGGATTACGGAGGAACCCTATTAGGAGATCAATTGGTATTTACTTCAGCACGTGCAACAGAGCACGAAAGTGGAAGTAAAATTCACTCGTGGACCAACGAAAGTTATACTAGCTTATATAGCTCGAAAATTGACCAAAATGGTTTTGGAGAGCCTGTGCTTTTCGCCCCAGAGATTGAATCAAAGGTGAATGATGCCACAGCTGTTTTTACACAAGATGGAAATACGATGTATTTTACACGTAACAATTCCAAAGCCAGCGGAAAAAGTAAACAAAATAGGGATAAAACTTCCTTATTAAAATTATACAAGGCAGTAAAGCAAGCGGATGGGAAGTGGGGACTAGTAGAGGAATTACCGTTTAATTCGGAAAATTTCAATACAGCCCATCCTGCTTTAACTCCTGACGATAAATGGTTGTATTTTGTCTCAGATAGAAAAGAAACACTAGGACAATCGGATCTATTTCGCGTAGCCTTATATGAAAATGGAGGATACGGACCAGTGGAAAACCTAGGAAAATCAATAAATACAGAAGGAAGAGAAAGTTTTCCTTTCATATCTTCGGATTTTCAACTATATTTCTCCTCTGATGGGCATCCAGGTTTAGGAGGAATGGATATATTTGTAGCTAAATTATATCCTAACGGTACTTTCGGTCCTGTGGTAAACATGGGAACGCCAATTAACAGTAGTCTTGATGATTTTGGATTCTATTTAGACCCAAAACAAAACAAAGGATTTGTTAGTTCAAACCGCGCAGAAGGTAAAGGATCAGATGATATTTATTTCCTTGCAGAGAAACCGTGTAAACAAACGATTGAAGGTACGGTATACGATAAGGATACCAATGAAGTATTAGCTGATGCCCTTGTGGTAATTTCTGATGCGATGTATCAAAAATCAGATACAATTTATACGAATAGCAAAGGTTATTACGTTACTTCTTTATTAGACTGTGGACATAAGTACCGCATCAAAGCAGAGAAAAAATTATACAATACTGTTGAAGTTGCTTTCAACGTAAATCGCGAACCAGGAGTTAAAACCGTAAATATCGGATTAGAGAAAACGGAAAAACCACTAGGTGTAAACGACGATTTATTCAAGAAATTAAAACTTCAACCGATTTACTTTGACTTTGACAAGTCGAATATCCGCAGAGATGCTTCGATTGAGTTGATGAAAGTAGTAGAGGTAATGAAAGAATACCCAACATTGAAAATCGATGTTCGTTCACATACTGATAGTAGAGGAAATGACGAGTACAACATGAGTTTATCTGATCGTCGTGTGAAATCAACAATCAAGTGGATGATTGGACAAGGAATCGATCCAAGCCGTTTAACAGGTCGTGGATATGGTGAAAGTCAATTGCTAAACAAATGTAGTAATGGCGTACCATGTACAGTGGAAGAACATCAGTTAAACAGACGAAGTGAGTTCATTATTATAGAAATGTAA
- a CDS encoding PorP/SprF family type IX secretion system membrane protein yields the protein MKLKNTIQTIVLGGIGLLSMTQTYAQQDPQYTQYMYNHSNINPAYAGSREGLNIFGLYRTQWVGLEGAPKTATLSVNTPLGDSGLGLGVNFVNDHLGVMDDNTLSVDLSYAIDLNYHTKLAFGLKGSANLLDVNYSKLHIYNPTDPVAENDIKNKFTPNVGAGLFLYSDKAYVGLSIPNMLTRSRYNDNDTKTLRQKMHVYLTGGYVFDLNTNIKFKPAAMAKMEQGSPLQVDLSANFMFVDKFTAGIAYRWDASVSGLVGFQVSENIFVGYSYDAETTKLANYNSGSHEIFMRFTLFNSYKRITAPRFF from the coding sequence ATGAAATTAAAAAACACAATACAGACGATTGTTCTTGGAGGTATAGGTTTGCTCAGCATGACGCAAACCTATGCTCAACAAGATCCACAATATACGCAATATATGTATAACCATTCCAATATCAACCCGGCGTATGCTGGAAGTAGAGAAGGGTTAAACATTTTCGGTTTATATCGCACCCAATGGGTAGGATTAGAAGGAGCTCCTAAAACAGCAACCCTATCGGTAAATACACCTTTAGGAGATTCAGGATTGGGATTAGGAGTGAACTTTGTGAATGATCACTTGGGAGTAATGGATGATAATACACTATCCGTTGATTTATCCTATGCAATTGATTTGAATTACCATACTAAATTAGCCTTCGGATTAAAAGGATCGGCAAATTTATTAGATGTAAACTACAGTAAATTGCATATTTACAATCCGACAGATCCAGTAGCAGAAAATGATATCAAGAATAAATTTACACCCAATGTTGGAGCAGGATTATTCTTATACTCAGATAAAGCGTATGTAGGATTATCTATACCAAACATGTTAACGCGTTCACGTTATAACGACAATGACACGAAAACACTGCGTCAAAAAATGCACGTGTATTTAACAGGGGGGTATGTGTTTGATTTAAATACCAATATCAAATTCAAACCTGCAGCTATGGCAAAAATGGAGCAAGGATCTCCATTGCAAGTAGATCTATCTGCAAACTTTATGTTTGTTGATAAATTTACAGCGGGAATTGCGTATCGTTGGGATGCTTCTGTAAGTGGTTTAGTTGGTTTCCAAGTGTCAGAAAATATCTTTGTTGGATATAGCTACGATGCCGAAACAACGAAATTAGCCAATTATAACTCGGGATCTCACGAGATATTCATGCGATTCACTTTGTTTAACAGCTATAAGCGTATTACTGCGCCAAGGTTCTTCTAA
- a CDS encoding gliding motility-associated C-terminal domain-containing protein gives MKKIYSNRVLFLSLLGVSVAAVAQENQASFVNQGEMVVGKDGIISTIYSFDNQEGASVVNAGTAYFYRDFNNNGYYSFDEERKNNSTSTAVFTRYEDERGSQLLSGKSPSTFYNVQLNNDTKEVAFDLQNNIDVHGTMDFLDGIIKVDPTIDPGEKVSKGMLSFHPGSKATNVDDASHAEGLVEKIGNEPFQYPKGDKQMYRYARITAPKDIKDVFLGEYRTEDNQFFTARAATAGVIKELDTNEYWLIDRGSDTKSDILLTLSWDERTTPASIIADPENELHIVRWDAKQQLWVDEGGVADMSTKEITTVAAVKGYGFFTLATVKKDWILDGDIVIYNLVTPDGDGKNDYFIIDNINKYPNNTVEIYNRWGVKVYETKGYDPLGDGSSNVFKGYSEGRVTIDKSKKLPSGTYYYVVTYEYKDQNGSRMIKKAANLHLESN, from the coding sequence ATGAAAAAAATATATAGCAACCGAGTACTTTTCCTAAGTTTATTAGGTGTTAGTGTAGCGGCAGTAGCACAAGAGAACCAAGCTTCTTTTGTTAACCAAGGGGAGATGGTTGTAGGTAAAGATGGAATTATTTCCACCATCTACAGCTTTGATAACCAAGAAGGAGCTTCTGTAGTGAACGCAGGAACTGCCTATTTTTACCGTGATTTCAACAATAATGGATATTATTCTTTTGATGAAGAAAGAAAGAATAACAGTACAAGTACGGCTGTTTTTACCCGTTATGAAGATGAGCGTGGATCACAGTTGCTAAGTGGTAAATCTCCTTCTACGTTTTATAATGTACAGTTGAATAACGATACGAAAGAAGTAGCGTTTGATTTGCAAAACAACATCGACGTTCATGGAACAATGGACTTTCTTGATGGAATCATAAAAGTAGATCCTACAATTGATCCAGGAGAAAAAGTATCAAAAGGGATGTTGAGTTTCCACCCTGGATCTAAAGCAACGAATGTAGATGATGCTTCACACGCAGAAGGTTTAGTAGAAAAAATCGGAAATGAACCTTTCCAATATCCAAAAGGAGATAAACAGATGTATCGTTATGCGCGTATCACTGCACCTAAAGATATCAAAGACGTTTTTCTTGGAGAATACCGTACAGAAGACAACCAATTCTTTACTGCGCGCGCAGCAACAGCTGGTGTAATCAAAGAATTGGATACGAATGAGTACTGGTTAATCGATAGAGGAAGTGATACAAAAAGTGATATCCTATTAACGTTGAGTTGGGATGAGCGTACAACGCCAGCTTCTATTATTGCAGACCCAGAAAACGAATTGCACATTGTACGTTGGGATGCTAAACAACAACTATGGGTAGATGAAGGTGGAGTTGCGGATATGTCAACGAAAGAAATCACGACAGTAGCAGCAGTAAAAGGATATGGATTCTTTACATTAGCAACCGTGAAAAAAGACTGGATTTTAGATGGTGATATCGTCATTTATAACTTGGTAACACCTGATGGAGATGGTAAAAACGATTACTTTATCATTGACAATATCAATAAATATCCAAACAATACGGTAGAGATTTACAACCGTTGGGGGGTAAAAGTATACGAAACTAAAGGCTATGACCCATTAGGAGACGGAAGTTCAAATGTATTCAAAGGATATTCTGAAGGACGTGTAACCATAGATAAGAGCAAGAAATTACCAAGCGGAACATACTATTACGTAGTAACGTATGAGTACAAAGACCAAAATGGTAGTCGCATGATTAAGAAAGCTGCAAATTTACATTTGGAGTCTAATTAA